From a region of the Triticum aestivum cultivar Chinese Spring chromosome 7D, IWGSC CS RefSeq v2.1, whole genome shotgun sequence genome:
- the LOC123165322 gene encoding L-ascorbate oxidase, with the protein MRALFAWCALLLACGGVMHCAEAAKARHLKWEVSHMFWSPDCEEKVLIGINGQFPGPTIRAKAGDTIVVELKNGLHTEGVVIHWHGVRQIGTPWADGTAAISQCAINPEETFTYRFVVDKPGTYFYHGHYGMQRAAGLYGSLIVDVADGEEEPFKYDGELNLLLSDWYHESIYNQMVGLSSSPMRWIGEPQSLLINGRGQFNCSLAAAHTPGTKQCTAGGNRHCAPVILPVEPNKTYRLRIASTTSLASLNLAIGKHKLTVVEADGNYVAPFVVDDMDIYSGDSYSVLLTTDQDPSSNYWVSIGVRGRTPKTAPALALLNYRPNRGFKLPAIAPPVTPAWNDTAHSKAFTTQIKARAGTPPPPATSDRRIELLNTQNKLDGHIKWSINNVSLVLPATPYLGSLKLGLKTALAAARPADTFGRAYDVTRPPHNPNTTTGDNVYVLRHNTTVDVVLQNANALQHNVSEVHPWHLHGHDFWVLGYGEGAYRGDAADAARLNLVNPPLRNTAVIFPYGWTALRFVADNPGVWAFHCHIEPHLHMGMGVIFAEAIDRVGKVPKEAVSCGATATALMNGDHL; encoded by the exons ATGAGGGCTCTCTTTGCATGGTGCGCCCTCCTCTTGGCGTGCGGCGGCGTGATGCATTGCGCGGAGGCGGCCAAGGCCAGGCACCTCAAGTGGGAGGTGAGCCACATGTTCTGGTCGCCGGACTGCGAGGAGAAGGTGCTCATCGGCATCAACGGCCAGTTCCCCGGCCCCACCATCCGGGCCAAGGCCGGCGACACCATCGTCGTCGAGCTCAAGAACGGGCTGCACACCGAGGGCGTCGTCATCCACTGGCACGGCGTCAGACAG ATTGGAACGCCATGGGCGGACGGCACGGCCGCCATCTCCCAGTGCGCCATCAACCCGGAAGAAACCTTCACTTATCGATTCGTCGTCGACAAG CCGGGGACATACTTCTACCACGGGCACTACGGCATGCAGAGGGCGGCGGGGCTGTACGGCTCTCTGATCGTGGATGTGGCGGATGGGGAGGAGGAGCCGTTCAAGTATGACGGCGAGCTGAACCTGCTCCTCAGCGACTGGTACCAcgagagcatctacaaccagatgGTTGGCCTCTCCTCCAGCCCCATGAGATGGATCGGCGAGCCCCAG TCGTTGCTGATCAACGGTAGGGGGCAGTTCAACTGCTCGCTCGCGGCGGCGCACACGCCGGGCACCAAGCAGTGCaccgccggcggcaacaggcattGCGCGCCGGTGATCCTCCCCGTCGAGCCCAACAAGACCTACAGGCTCCGGATCGCCAGCACCACCTCGCTGGCTTCCCTCAACCTCGCGATCGGG aagCACAAGCTGACGGTGGTGGAGGCTGACGGCAACTACGTGGCGCCGTTCGTGGTGGACGACATGGACATCTACTCCGGCGACAGCTACTCCGTCCTGCTCACCACCGACCAGGACCCGTCGTCCAACTACTGGGTCAGCATCGGCGTGCGTGGCCGGACGCCCAAGACGGCGCCGGCACTGGCCCTGCTCAACTACCGCCCCAACCGCGGGTTCAAGCTGCCGGCCATCGCGCCGCCGGTGACCCCTGCGTGGAACGACACCGCGCACAGCAAGGCGTTCACGACCCAGATCAAGGCCCGCGCCGGCACGCCCCCGCCGCCGGCGACGTCGGACCGCCGCATCGAGCTGCTCAACACGCAGAACAAGCTGGACGGGCACATCAAGTGGTCCATCAACAACGTGTCCCTGGTGCTCCCGGCGACGCCGTACCTGGGCTCCCTGAAGCTGGGGCTCAAGACGGCGCTGGCCGCCGCGCGGCCGGCGGACACGTTCGGGCGCGCCTACGACGTGACGCGGCCGCCGCACAACCCCAACACGACGACGGGGGACAACGTCTACGTGCTCCGCCACAACACCACGGTGGACGTGGTGCTCCAGAACGCCAACGCGCTCCAGCACAACGTCAGCGAGGTGCACCCGTGGCACCTGCACGGCCACGACTTCTGGGTGCTGGGGTACGGCGAGGGCGCGTACAGGGGCGACGCCGCCGACGCGGCGAGGCTGAACCTGGTGAACCCGCCGCTGCGGAACACGGCGGTGATCTTCCCGTACGGGTGGACGGCGCTGCGGTTCGTGGCGGACAACCCCGGGGTGTGGGCGTTCCACTGCCACATCGAGCCGCACCTCCACATGGGCATGGGGGTCATCTTCGCCGAGGCCATCGACCGCGTCGGCAAGGTGCCCAAGGAGGCCGTCTCCTGCGGCGCCACGGCCACCGCGCTCATGAACGGCGACCACCTCTGA